In Thalassoglobus sp. JC818, a single window of DNA contains:
- a CDS encoding proton-conducting transporter membrane subunit, producing MEMLFTLLFAVICTQIGIALLHFRFKNAATKRLRNIVSSIALLEFLLACWLLSWYAINGQSATTWTFIEWSHGGGISFFYDGATSLMLLLVSFIGFVVCRFSIRYLDGEESEARYFRFLGFTIGSVSLLVVAGNLLLLFAAWVMTSFGLHQLLLHYPHRRAAQRAAWTKFAISRIGDVFLIAALVLVFRSFKTFDLASLFSSAETIVLTSSSGPMHTAIALLLVLGAVTKSAQFPFHTWLPETLETPTPVSALMHAGIVNAGGYLIIRLSPIVSLAPVALTILALFGAFTACFAAVVMMTQPSIKRVLAYSTIAQMGFMMLQCGLGAFSAAMLHILAHSLYKAHAFLSSGSVIDQANKRLRSVPTTHSMQRTTVSFIFAAVISVLSLLAIATVGGLHIEAKPGGVILAMILCLALTTWGWRMSSNGGRPASGIAITGVVGMCIAYFGFYLAVDAWLQPLAVSASYTNSSLLVLTLSALGFGLLFGLHVVVYQFSTPTWINSLRVHASNGFYIESVYRRVFAPLKNT from the coding sequence ATGGAGATGTTGTTCACACTGCTTTTTGCAGTCATCTGCACACAAATCGGAATCGCTTTGCTGCATTTTCGATTTAAAAATGCCGCGACCAAACGTCTGCGGAACATCGTTAGTTCGATTGCCTTGCTGGAATTTCTATTGGCATGCTGGCTGCTATCTTGGTACGCAATCAATGGGCAATCAGCGACAACCTGGACATTCATTGAATGGTCCCACGGTGGAGGCATCAGCTTCTTCTATGACGGTGCCACCTCACTCATGCTCTTACTCGTAAGTTTTATTGGCTTTGTGGTGTGTCGGTTTTCAATTCGTTATTTGGATGGTGAGGAGTCAGAAGCTCGCTACTTCCGGTTCCTTGGATTCACAATTGGTTCGGTGTCACTGCTGGTGGTCGCAGGAAATCTATTGCTACTGTTCGCGGCATGGGTCATGACAAGTTTCGGGTTGCACCAGTTGCTGCTTCATTACCCGCATCGTCGCGCCGCTCAACGAGCTGCGTGGACGAAGTTCGCAATTAGTCGAATTGGTGATGTGTTTCTCATCGCTGCTCTCGTACTTGTCTTCCGGTCATTTAAAACATTTGACCTAGCCAGTTTGTTCTCTTCTGCAGAGACGATTGTTTTGACGTCAAGTAGTGGACCGATGCACACTGCGATTGCCTTGCTTCTCGTCTTAGGCGCTGTGACCAAGTCCGCACAATTTCCGTTTCACACATGGCTTCCCGAGACCCTGGAAACTCCCACCCCAGTCTCAGCATTGATGCACGCTGGAATCGTCAATGCCGGTGGATACTTGATCATTCGGTTGAGTCCGATCGTTTCTCTTGCTCCAGTTGCTTTGACGATACTGGCTTTATTCGGCGCATTCACCGCCTGCTTTGCCGCAGTCGTCATGATGACCCAGCCGAGCATTAAACGTGTTTTGGCATACTCAACGATTGCTCAAATGGGATTCATGATGTTGCAATGTGGACTTGGTGCATTCTCCGCCGCGATGCTTCACATTCTTGCCCATTCGCTTTACAAGGCCCACGCGTTTTTGAGCAGCGGAAGTGTGATCGATCAGGCCAACAAACGTTTGAGATCTGTTCCGACCACCCACTCCATGCAGCGAACGACTGTCTCATTCATCTTCGCTGCGGTGATTTCTGTTCTCTCTTTATTGGCCATCGCTACGGTTGGTGGACTTCACATCGAGGCTAAACCGGGAGGAGTGATTCTGGCGATGATTCTGTGTCTGGCTTTGACGACATGGGGTTGGCGAATGTCTTCGAATGGCGGTCGCCCAGCATCGGGGATTGCAATCACAGGAGTTGTGGGAATGTGCATTGCCTATTTTGGATTCTACTTGGCAGTTGATGCATGGCTTCAGCCTCTCGCTGTGAGCGCCAGCTATACAAATTCATCCCTGCTTGTCTTAACGCTCTCTGCATTGGGATTTGGTCTGCTCTTCGGGCTCCACGTCGTTGTCTACCAGTTTTCAACTCCGACGTGGATTAACTCTCTTCGTGTACATGCATCGAACGGTTTCTACATCGAATCAGTCTACAGGAGAGTCTTTGCTCCACTGAAAAACACGTAG
- a CDS encoding WD40 repeat domain-containing serine/threonine-protein kinase: protein MPDVDSEQLYKLFAAVYELPGPEKDCYLDEICNGQSELREQVEKLIARSDAGLAFLRTSQNDAASTEAPILRDGNDLAQIATVSTHRSDDSALETIDHYRIREKLGEGGMGEVYVAEQFQPVRRKVALKIIKPGMATKDVIARFESERQALAMMSHPNIAKVLDGGTTSDGRPYFVMELVRGIPITEFCDQQRFTTRQRLELFVKVCQAVQHAHLRGIIHRDLKPSNVMVEMRDGECVPKVIDFGIAKATNQRLVEQSIYTQMSQLIGTPLYMSPEQAEFSSLDIDTRSDIYSLGVLLYEILTGTTPFDASTLRSVGLDEMRRIIREDDPPRPSCKVITLDYETAVTVSTNRQSDPRELSLSMRRELDWIVMKALEKDRSRRYESTSEFVKDVERYLKDEPVEACPPTLVYRMTKYGKRHRGLLIATTLIVCSLLMGLTLAITQLNRAQRAEDLAKEESDRSVQMLYSMEMTNATKEYFRGNTRQVTQTLDRYSERALRTPIDYGYEWFLAQNFTEVVSQEIFKCPNRIRCFLLNRESGSIMIGDSEGMISLIDPQTGSLEVQFNSGHNEALELCNIDATVFVSCGKDGSVCVWRVQEVPDGIHVNLVSRLKVSELALPTVAYDHQRELIYTADNRGRIAAVDWKASKVINPMEFAEDVKIRSLVALETSEILAESFDGTIKLGTSLDSSVETLEQRGIASGYVKDFAELSSQGKIAWGRLGGQITVAERSAESKVDFRLLLPADLHSMGASEDGKWIVAGDAKGQLHLIPVEIHQSHGFLDSDFARERRTRSWKAHNSKVEGVAVEFDANGELQVISAGRDGRVIVSKPFQNSFYREVNNQFIYQCHFLDSGTILTAGNHIELRSANEEFELLNRWGQRGEWADLHLCRESGEVLLGKNERELFFTTQEGLPELILEREEPFWEARPNETANHIAISPSGEFLVIVAKIISPLSNYLQVYHLDPLKLVAQRVSRATNDIVFSPDSTQFAMVQDDNVVVCDSESGTELHTLVGHTDSVHDLDYSPDGNMLVSVSKDSRLICWDPNDGTKSWEVEAHANRANAVAFHPFLPTISTVGADAIVRFWSVFEQTDIPEDFRLVGEFPLQSGRATRMEFSPNGQKLMVQHGTGTLTFIESIAIPQAARQ, encoded by the coding sequence ATGCCAGATGTTGATTCCGAACAGCTCTACAAACTCTTCGCTGCGGTCTACGAGTTGCCCGGGCCGGAAAAGGATTGCTATCTCGACGAAATTTGCAATGGTCAATCTGAGCTGCGAGAACAAGTCGAGAAGCTGATCGCAAGATCAGACGCTGGGTTAGCTTTTCTCCGAACAAGTCAGAATGACGCTGCCTCAACCGAAGCCCCAATTCTCCGCGATGGAAATGATTTAGCACAGATCGCGACGGTCAGCACCCATCGCTCAGACGACTCTGCACTAGAGACCATCGATCACTACAGGATTCGCGAAAAACTGGGCGAAGGAGGTATGGGAGAGGTCTATGTTGCGGAGCAGTTCCAACCAGTTCGTCGCAAAGTCGCTTTGAAGATTATCAAGCCTGGAATGGCAACCAAAGACGTCATCGCTCGTTTTGAGAGTGAGCGGCAGGCGCTGGCAATGATGTCGCATCCCAACATCGCCAAAGTTCTGGATGGCGGAACGACATCAGATGGTCGACCTTACTTCGTCATGGAACTCGTTCGCGGGATTCCAATCACCGAATTCTGCGATCAACAGCGATTCACAACGCGTCAGCGACTCGAACTATTCGTCAAAGTCTGCCAAGCCGTGCAGCACGCTCACCTGAGAGGGATCATTCATCGCGACTTGAAACCATCAAATGTGATGGTCGAGATGCGCGACGGCGAGTGCGTCCCGAAGGTGATTGACTTCGGCATCGCAAAAGCAACCAATCAGCGGTTGGTGGAGCAATCGATCTACACGCAAATGTCGCAATTGATTGGGACGCCGCTCTACATGTCGCCCGAACAGGCAGAATTCTCCAGTCTCGATATCGATACCAGAAGCGACATCTATTCACTGGGAGTGCTGCTTTACGAAATTCTGACAGGGACAACACCCTTTGATGCTTCGACTCTGAGGAGCGTTGGTCTCGACGAGATGCGAAGAATCATCCGTGAAGATGACCCACCACGCCCGAGTTGCAAAGTGATTACTCTCGATTACGAAACTGCTGTGACCGTGTCGACAAACCGGCAATCCGATCCACGCGAATTGTCGTTGTCTATGAGACGCGAACTCGACTGGATCGTCATGAAAGCCCTCGAAAAAGACCGATCCCGACGTTACGAATCTACCAGCGAATTTGTCAAAGATGTTGAGCGTTATCTCAAGGATGAGCCAGTCGAAGCATGTCCACCGACTTTAGTTTATCGTATGACCAAGTACGGCAAACGCCACCGTGGACTTCTTATTGCCACAACGTTAATCGTGTGCTCGCTTCTGATGGGGCTCACTCTGGCGATTACTCAACTTAATCGAGCGCAAAGGGCAGAAGATCTTGCAAAGGAGGAATCCGACCGATCCGTACAGATGCTGTACTCAATGGAAATGACCAACGCGACGAAAGAGTATTTTAGAGGCAACACTCGGCAAGTGACACAGACGCTTGATCGTTACTCCGAACGCGCTCTTCGTACTCCCATTGACTATGGGTACGAGTGGTTCCTGGCACAAAACTTCACTGAGGTTGTGAGCCAGGAAATCTTCAAGTGCCCGAATCGAATCCGATGTTTTCTGCTCAATCGAGAATCTGGATCAATCATGATTGGAGATTCCGAGGGAATGATTTCTCTGATTGATCCCCAAACAGGATCTCTGGAAGTCCAATTTAATTCTGGTCACAACGAAGCTCTTGAATTGTGCAATATTGATGCGACAGTCTTTGTGTCCTGTGGAAAAGACGGTTCTGTTTGCGTATGGAGAGTCCAGGAAGTACCGGACGGAATTCACGTCAATCTCGTTTCGCGACTTAAAGTCTCAGAACTTGCACTGCCAACAGTGGCATATGATCACCAACGAGAATTGATATACACGGCTGATAATCGCGGTCGCATTGCTGCAGTCGATTGGAAGGCCAGCAAGGTCATAAATCCGATGGAGTTTGCAGAAGACGTTAAAATCCGGAGTTTGGTTGCACTTGAAACCAGTGAAATTCTCGCTGAATCCTTTGATGGAACTATCAAACTCGGAACAAGCCTAGATTCTTCTGTTGAGACTCTTGAGCAAAGAGGAATTGCGAGTGGGTATGTCAAAGATTTTGCTGAATTATCATCGCAAGGTAAAATTGCCTGGGGAAGACTCGGTGGCCAGATTACAGTTGCCGAACGGTCGGCAGAATCGAAAGTTGACTTCCGACTCCTATTACCAGCCGATTTACACAGCATGGGCGCCAGTGAGGACGGAAAATGGATCGTCGCAGGTGACGCCAAGGGACAGCTACATCTGATTCCGGTGGAAATTCACCAGAGCCACGGGTTCCTTGACTCCGACTTCGCGCGGGAACGGCGAACGCGCAGTTGGAAGGCGCACAACTCAAAAGTTGAAGGTGTCGCAGTTGAGTTTGACGCCAACGGGGAACTGCAAGTCATCAGCGCCGGTCGAGACGGTCGCGTTATTGTCTCAAAACCTTTCCAGAATTCATTTTATCGAGAAGTTAATAACCAATTCATCTATCAATGCCACTTTCTCGACTCAGGCACGATCTTGACAGCAGGCAATCACATTGAACTTCGTTCAGCGAATGAGGAGTTCGAACTACTAAATCGATGGGGACAGCGTGGCGAATGGGCTGACCTTCATCTCTGTCGAGAATCCGGAGAGGTCTTGTTAGGGAAGAATGAGAGAGAGCTATTCTTCACGACTCAAGAAGGTCTTCCGGAATTGATCTTGGAACGAGAAGAACCATTTTGGGAAGCCCGACCAAACGAAACGGCAAACCACATTGCAATCAGTCCGAGCGGTGAGTTTCTCGTGATCGTTGCCAAGATTATCTCGCCACTCTCAAACTACCTCCAAGTTTACCACTTAGATCCGTTGAAACTGGTTGCACAACGAGTCAGCCGAGCAACCAACGATATCGTCTTTTCCCCAGACTCAACTCAATTCGCAATGGTTCAAGACGACAATGTCGTTGTCTGCGACTCGGAATCAGGGACCGAGTTGCACACGTTGGTAGGTCATACAGACTCCGTTCATGATTTGGACTATAGCCCTGACGGAAACATGCTCGTCTCCGTATCGAAGGATAGCCGTCTCATTTGTTGGGATCCAAATGATGGCACGAAGAGTTGGGAAGTCGAAGCTCATGCGAATCGGGCGAATGCCGTGGCGTTTCACCCGTTCTTGCCGACAATCAGCACGGTCGGGGCAGATGCAATCGTTCGCTTTTGGAGTGTCTTCGAACAGACAGATATCCCGGAAGATTTTCGGCTTGTTGGTGAGTTTCCGTTGCAGTCTGGCCGGGCAACACGAATGGAGTTCTCTCCAAACGGGCAAAAACTGATGGTTCAGCACGGAACTGGGACACTGACATTCATCGAGAGCATCGCAATTCCGCAAGCTGCGAGACAGTGA
- a CDS encoding PEP-CTERM sorting domain-containing protein, translating to MTATALTSSNTDAGSSAAAGAISSGPSQFAEASIFGRLDFGSLIGGHVFADDEREFGNFASIASIQATWTDTIVWTGPGPAPSSLFLGVTLDGDMMGQLNSSPEGRSISGSALVRIQDAVSLADFGVLSYSSSQGLGRFSVSDAIGVSRDGLSDTYTFSVLFQASAIANEGWFEVNTQNTFGFFDVTLADGTSVLDQISFESGLQPSATNPIPEPTSMALFSLGILGAGTMRSCRRNSNSE from the coding sequence TTGACAGCTACTGCACTAACATCATCCAACACAGATGCTGGCTCATCAGCCGCGGCGGGAGCGATTTCCAGCGGCCCTTCTCAATTCGCAGAAGCGTCGATTTTTGGAAGACTTGATTTCGGGTCGCTCATTGGCGGCCACGTCTTTGCCGATGACGAACGTGAATTTGGCAATTTCGCATCCATCGCAAGTATTCAAGCAACCTGGACGGACACGATTGTATGGACAGGGCCTGGTCCTGCACCCAGTAGTCTGTTCTTAGGCGTCACACTTGACGGAGACATGATGGGCCAATTGAACTCCAGTCCTGAAGGTCGTTCAATCTCCGGTTCCGCGCTCGTCAGAATACAGGACGCAGTATCGTTGGCCGACTTCGGTGTTCTCTCTTACAGCTCTTCCCAAGGTCTCGGGAGGTTTTCAGTTTCCGACGCCATTGGAGTTTCGAGAGATGGTCTTTCAGACACGTATACTTTCAGCGTGCTCTTTCAAGCCAGCGCAATCGCGAATGAAGGATGGTTTGAAGTCAATACTCAAAACACTTTCGGCTTCTTCGATGTTACGTTAGCGGATGGCACCAGCGTCTTGGACCAGATCTCATTTGAATCTGGATTACAGCCCTCCGCAACCAATCCGATTCCAGAGCCAACTTCGATGGCACTCTTCAGCCTGGGGATTCTCGGTGCGGGAACTATGCGAAGCTGCCGAAGAAATAGCAATAGCGAATAG
- a CDS encoding ECF-type sigma factor produces the protein MSNARTTIDRLRRGQRLDTDQLFAEVYSELRSLASRKLASERLDHTLSATALVNEAYLRLIGEDDKSIGWDSKTHFFLAASEAMRRILIDSYRRKRAEKRGGNAAKYPLIEVDVPWSDHHEEMLAIEEYLDEFARRHPRQAEVFKLRCYGGLSSSQVAQALNVSKRTSEIDWAFARAWLSEKIGE, from the coding sequence ATGAGTAACGCCAGAACGACCATTGATCGACTTCGCAGAGGCCAACGTCTGGACACGGATCAATTGTTTGCGGAGGTCTACAGTGAACTCCGATCACTCGCCTCGCGAAAACTTGCATCGGAGCGTCTCGACCACACTCTCAGCGCAACGGCGCTCGTTAACGAAGCGTATCTACGACTAATTGGTGAAGACGACAAATCGATCGGATGGGACTCAAAAACCCATTTCTTTCTCGCTGCGTCCGAAGCCATGCGGCGAATCCTCATCGACAGCTATCGTCGCAAGCGGGCGGAGAAACGAGGTGGCAACGCCGCCAAATATCCATTGATCGAAGTCGACGTTCCCTGGTCGGACCATCATGAAGAGATGCTCGCGATTGAAGAGTATCTCGACGAATTCGCGCGACGGCATCCTAGGCAGGCAGAAGTCTTCAAGCTTCGCTGCTACGGCGGATTGAGTTCCTCTCAAGTCGCCCAAGCTCTCAATGTCTCCAAGCGAACTTCTGAAATTGATTGGGCCTTCGCTCGCGCATGGCTGAGCGAGAAAATCGGCGAGTGA
- a CDS encoding DUF2294 domain-containing protein, translated as MPKKREVEREISQAIIRFEKEFMGRGPLDAKTYIIEDMVLIRLKNVLTPAELKLSESEERNRGRYLIKQVRQELIEQGRPLLDAVIRDILGLDVISLHTDISARTGERVIVFTLTQCPDLSEN; from the coding sequence ATGCCAAAGAAGCGGGAAGTGGAACGAGAGATCAGTCAGGCAATCATTAGATTTGAGAAGGAGTTCATGGGGCGAGGGCCACTGGATGCGAAGACATACATCATCGAGGACATGGTCCTCATCAGATTGAAAAACGTCCTGACTCCAGCCGAGCTGAAACTCAGTGAGTCCGAAGAACGAAATCGGGGAAGGTACTTGATCAAACAAGTCAGGCAGGAACTGATCGAGCAAGGGCGGCCGCTACTTGATGCCGTCATCCGCGATATACTCGGTTTGGATGTCATCAGCCTGCATACGGATATCAGTGCCAGAACCGGTGAGCGAGTGATCGTGTTCACATTGACTCAGTGTCCGGACTTGTCCGAAAACTGA
- a CDS encoding BlaI/MecI/CopY family transcriptional regulator, which translates to MKLGGRQLAVMRVLWERGEATVSEVQELLGLDPPLAYSTVATVLSRMERKGLITHRSSDRQYYYRPLVTQDGAGQSIVGDLVDRVFGGSPAELVNHLLSSDQVDKQELERIKKLVNEHASKAARKS; encoded by the coding sequence GTGAAACTTGGTGGTCGACAGCTGGCAGTCATGCGTGTTCTCTGGGAACGTGGGGAAGCAACCGTTTCCGAGGTGCAAGAGCTACTGGGACTTGATCCCCCTCTCGCATACTCGACGGTAGCGACAGTATTGTCACGCATGGAACGAAAGGGACTCATCACACATCGTAGTAGTGATCGGCAATACTACTATCGACCGCTCGTGACGCAGGACGGTGCTGGACAATCGATTGTTGGCGACCTTGTAGATCGCGTCTTCGGTGGAAGTCCTGCTGAGCTGGTGAACCACCTGCTATCCAGCGACCAAGTTGACAAGCAGGAACTGGAGCGGATCAAAAAGCTCGTCAATGAGCATGCTTCCAAAGCAGCGAGGAAATCATGA